A section of the Cygnus olor isolate bCygOlo1 chromosome 14, bCygOlo1.pri.v2, whole genome shotgun sequence genome encodes:
- the NPM1 gene encoding nucleophosmin — translation MEDSAMDMESMGPLRPQTFLFGCELKADKEYKFKVDDEENEHQLSLRTVTLGAGAKDELHVVEAEALDYEGNPIKVVLASLKMSVQPTVSLGGFEITPPVTLRLKCGSGPVYVSGQHLVALEEEPESEDEEEDTKIVNASTKRPASGGGAKTPQKKAKLSEDDEDDDEDDDEEDDDEDDLDDDEEEIKTPMKKPVREPSGKNMQKAKQNGKDSKPSTPASKTKTPDSKKDKSLTPKTPKVPLSLEEIKAKMQASIDKGSSLPKLEPKFANYVKNCFRTEDQKVIQALWQWRQTL, via the exons ATGGAGGACAGCGCCATGGACATGGAGAGCATGGGCCCGCTGCGCCCCCAGACCTTCCTCTTCG GTTGCGAGCTTAAAGCAGATAAGGAGTACAAGTTCAAAGTAGATGATGAAGAAAACGAGCATCAGCTGTCTTTGAGAACG GTTACTTTAGGGGCTGGAGCCAAAGACGAATTACACGTTGTAGAAGCAGAAGCATTGGACTATGAAGGCAACCCTATTAAAGTAGTACTGGCGTCTCTGAAAATGTCTGTGCAGCCTACA GTTTCACTAGGCGGCTTTGAGATCACACCACCAGTCACCTTGAGGTTGAAATGCGGTTCTGGGCCTGTTTATGTCAGCGGTCAACATCTTGTAG CATTAGAGGAAGAACCAGAATcagaggatgaggaggaagatACAAAAATTGTGAATGCCTCAACAAAGAGACCAGCAAGTGGAGGAGGAGCTAAAACACCACAG aaaaaagcaaaactatcagaagatgatgaagatgatgatgaagatgatgatgaggAGGATGA TGATGAGGACGACTTGGATGATGATGAGGAAGAGATCAAAACACCAATGAAGAAA ccTGTCCGTGAGCCTTCgggaaaaaatatgcagaaagcaaagcaaaatggaaaagactCTAAGCCGTCCACACCAGCATCCAAAACAAAA ACTCCAGATTCCAAGAAGGATAAATCTCTAACTCCAAAAACACCAAAAGTCCCTCTGTCATTAGAGGagattaaagcaaaaatgcaagCCTCCATAGACAAG ggTTCTTCCCTTCCTAAGCTGGAACCCAAATTCGCCAACTATGTTAAGAATTGTTTCAGGACGGAGGACCAGAAG GTCATTCAAGCTCTCTGGCAGTGGAGACAGactctgtaa